The DNA region GCGGTGACGAATTCGGAGGTTCGCGCTTTCGCCCACGTCTTCCGCGCCCCGTCCGGCTTCGAGGCGCAGCTGCAGCGCGCCTTCGATCTCGCCAAGCAGACCACGCTCGGCTTCGAGGGCTATGCAAGACGCCTCGCCAAGCGATTCCGCGCCAACCCGGCGGTGCTCGAAGACGTGCTCGACGCGCTCTTCTTCATCGCACAGGCCGACGGGCGGGTGACGCCGGACGAGGAAGACTATCTCGCCAGGGTCGGCGATCTCTTCGGCTTTTCCGAACGCGAGTTCGCCCGGATCAGGCGGTCCCATCTCGGGATGGAGGCCGACGATCCCTACACCGTGCTCGGCATCGACCCGGACATCTCCGACGCCGATCTCAAGCGCGCCTACCGGCGCATCGCCTCGCAGAACCATCCCGACCGGCTGATCGCGCGCGGCGCGCCGCCGAACCTTCAGCGGATCGCCGACGCCAAGATGGCGGCGATCAATGCGGCCTATGCTGCGGTACTGAGGCAACGCGGCCTGAAAACCGGAACCTGATTCCGCCCGGCGCCATTGACCCGACACAATCCATCCCCAACTCTAGAAGCCGGGTGGGCGCTGAGTATGACGAGGAAGAGATCCATGGGCGCACAGCAGACGATGACCGGCTTCAATTTCGTGGGTGTCGCGCGCGCCGTCCTCGCCGCGCTCATCGCCGCGGCCTTCATCGGCCTCGTGGTGCTGCTCGCCGCCGTGCTGACCGCCACCGCCCTCGTCATCGCCGGCCTCGGCGCGCTCGGTGCGGGCGCCTACTGGCTCTACCGCAAGGTCACGGGCCGCCGGCGCGAGGACGGCCCGGTCGTCCTCATCGCCAGACGCGGTCCGCGCGGCTGGACCGTGGACGGCACCGGCGAGGGGTAGACTTCCAGACTGATCCTCCGAGGAGTGCGTCGGACCCGATCCAATCCGGGCCCGAGAGGACAGGCGCGCCGGGGACGGCCTCCGAGAGAGCGCCGCCTCTTCACCCGCACGCCATGAAGCCGTGATAGCCCACGTGCAGGCCCCGCTCGAGGCGGAATTCGAGCGAGGCATTGGCCCGTCCGCCCTCGATCTCCTCGACCGACATCGCCATGCCGGATGCGCCGAAGGCCGCCCGCCCGGCCGCGCTCGTGCCCTCGGATTCAAGCGGGATGATCACGCCGTTGAGCTTGGTAACCGCCTGCGTGCCGTCCGGTGTCCACCACAGGATCGGATCGGCCGAGCGCGTCCGGCGGAAGTTGCACAGATCAGCGCCTTCGACGACCTCGCCCGCCTCCTCGCGCGTCAGCGGCGAGGGATCGAGTGCGGCGATGCTGACCCGGCTCAGCGCCTGATCGAGCGTGCCGACTTCCGCGGGCGGATCGCGGTAGATTTCCCGCACCATGTTGCCCGAGGCGATATCCGCGATCAGATAGCGCATCTCGGCGATCTCCTTGTTCTGCGCGTCGATGATCTCGCGGGCGAGCTTGGCCGCGCGCGCATCCTCGATATTGGCACGTTCCGAGGTCAGTACCGCGATGGAGTGGTGCGGGATCATGGCGCGCATATAGCTCGGGCCGCCGACCGTGACCTGGCTGCGCACGAGCCAGAGCGAGAGCGCAAACACCACCACCCCGGCCGCGATGATGGCTGCGTTGATCTTCCCGTTCGGGTACATGGAGAACATGTAGCCCATCATGATCACGGCCATGGAGGCTCCCATCAGGATCGCCATGTAAGTGCGCGTCTCGGAGAAGAAGACGTGCTCGATCGCATAGGTGTTGAGATACATCAGCACGAACATGACGATCGTGGAGGTGAGGATCATCAGGGCGAAGCGCCGATAGGTCATGGGAAGTCTCCTGCCCGCTGAACGCCAGGGGCGCACGGCCCCCTCGGCAGGCTAACGGGAGGCCGGGACGAGGGTTCCGGGAAGCCTTGGCGTGGCGAGGGCGACGGGGAGAGCGGCGCGGCACGAGGCCTGGTGCGCGCAGATTTGTTTTGCCGCTAGCCGGGAAGGGGAGTTATCTGCTTCATGCCCAGAAGCCTGGCCGATCGATCTCGGGTGCATGCGGGGCAAGAAACGGGGAGGTGACAGCCATGGGCAGGACCAATCTTTCGCGGCGCGGGTTCATGGTCGCGGGGGCGACCGCCGGTGCCGGCGTGCTGGGCGGAGCGGCGCAGGGCAATCCTGTGGCCACGCCGGCGCAGACCGAGGGGCCCTTCTATCCGACAGTCGAGCAGAGCGACAAGGATGCCGACCTGACGCGGGTCGCAGGGCGCGATACGGTAGCCGCAGGCGAGATTATCGAGGTCGAGGGCCGCGTCCTGAGTGCACAGGGTGAGCCGATCGCGGGGGCGGTGGTCGATATCTGGCAGGCCAACTCAGCCGGGCGTTACGCCCATGAGGCAGATCCCAACCCCGCACCGCTCGACCCCAACTTCCAGGGATGGGCGATCCTGACGACCGACGCGCAGGGGCGCTACCGCTTCCGCACCGTCAAGCCGGGAGCCTACCCGGTTGATGAAAGCTGGTCGCGTCCGCCGCATGTACATTTCAAGGTGGCGCGCCGGGGCTTCCGTGAAATCACCACGCAGATGTACTTCGAGGGCGAGCCGCTCAACGAGGTCGACCGCGTGCTGAACTCGGTTTCGGAACCTGAACGGTCCGCGCTCGTCGCCCGGCGCGCAGGCGACAGCGGCGTCTATACCTTCGACGTCGTCCTCGTCCCGGTCTGAATGCATTCCTGGCGGACGATCGACGAAACCATCAAGTGGGGACACCCATCAACCGGCATCAGCCGGGGACGAACACCCATTTGCCGCCGCTTGGTATCCGGGCTTCGGCCTGCCGGGTCCTGTCTAACCCCCGTCCTTTCCGCTTTCCCCTAGACTCCCCCGCTTCATCAGCGCCCGGCGCCCACCCGCCGTGCGCGCCCGACCCGGGGGAGGCCCGTCTCTCACATCGCGCCGGTTTCCGCCCGATCCTCTCACGACTCGCCGGCCCGCCTTGGGCAGGGGTCGTGGAACTTCAAGGCGATGGTCAGGATGGCAGGCGTTGCAGGAGCCGAGTTTCCGATTCTTTCAGGCGGGGGGAAGCCGGGTACGGTGCGCATCCCTGCCTTCCATTTTTGCCGCTTGCCGGAGGCGGGCGCGGGCATTAGTCCGGACCTCATGAAGCCGCGCGATTTCCTTCTGCTTTTCGCGATCTGCCTCGTGTGGGGGATCAATTTCGTCGTGGCGAAATGGTCGCTTTCGGGCACCCCGCCCATCGTGCCGGGGTTCGAGGGCGCGCCACCGCTCTTCTTCGCCTTCATGCGGTTCGCGCTGCTCTATGCCTTCCTGGCGCCCTGGCTGCTGCCGCTGCCGCGGAAGATCATGCCGGTCGTGTGGGCCTCGCTGACCATGGGCGCGGCGCAGTTCGCCTTCCTGTTCATCGGGCTGAGATATGCCACGCCCTCGGCGATCGCCATCGTGGTGCAGCTCGCCGTGCCCTTCACCACGATCCTGTCGATCGTGTTCCTGAAGGAGCGGGTGCGCTGGATTCGCGGCGGGGGCATGGCGCTCGCCTTCGCCGGGGCGAGCCTCGTGGTCCTGAAGCCGGCCGAGTTCACCTTCACCGCCGGGCTGCTGTTCGGCGTGGCGGCCGCCTTCATGGCCGCGGCCGGTTCGATCTTCGTGAAGCGCGTGGAGCTCAAGCCCATCCCGCTGCAGGCCTGGATGGGGTTGATCTCCTTTCCCCCGCTGCTGATCGCGAGCCTCGTCTTCGAGCGCGAACAGCTCAGCCAGACGATTGCCGGCGGCTGGGTCTTCCTTCTCGCGCTGCTGTTCACCGTGCTGCTGGTCAATGTCTTCGCGCACGGCAGTTTCTACTGGCTGCTGAAGCGCTACGATGCCTCGCTGGTGGCCCCGCTCACCCTGATGGGCCCGCTCATCGGGGTGATCTCCGGCGTCGTGCTGCTCGGCGACCCGGTGACATGGCAACTCGTGCTCGGCGGCGCGCTCGCGATCGCCGGGGTGGCGACCGTCGCCGCGCGCCGCGCCAAGACCGTCCAGCCCGAAACCGTGCTGCAGAAACCGCGATGAAGATCACCGAGACTCCTTCGCCGAACTTCAACGAGCGCAAGCTGCCGGTTTCCATCCTGGTGCTGCACTATACCGGCATGGAGAGCGGGACCGCGGCGCTCGACCGGCTGCGCGAGCGCGAGGCCGGGGTGAGCGCGCACTACATGGTCGAGGAGGACGGCGAGGTGTTCCGCCTTGTCGCCGAGGACAAGCGCGCCTGGCATGCCGGGGTCAGCGCCTGGCGCGGGATCGAGGACGTCAATTCGGCCTCGGTCGGAATCGAGATCGTCAATGGCGGGCACGAGTTCGGCCTTCCTCCTTTTCCCGAAGCCCAGATCGAGGCGGTGATCGAACTCTGCCGGGACGTGATGGGCCGGCATGGGATCGCGGCGCGCGACGTCGTCGGGCACAGCGACATCGCCCCGGCGCGCAAGGCCGATCCAGGCGAGCGCTTTCCCTGGCGCCACCTGGCGGCGGCCGGGGTCGGGCTGTGGCCGGACCCGGCCGGCAAGGACGTTGCCGAGCTGATGCGCATCGGGGCGATCGGCGATCCGGTCGAGGCGCTGCAGCTCGATCTTCAGGCGATCGGATACGCCCTGACGGTCGACGGCGAGTTCGGGCTCGCGATGGAGGCCGTCGTCAAGGCGTTCCAGCGCCGCTTCCGGCCGGAGGCGATCGACGGCATCGTGGACGGCGAGACGGCCGGGCTCATCGCGCGGGTGAAGGCGCTCGCTGCAGGCTGAGCGCTTGCGCGGGGGTGGTGCGGCGCACTATCTAAGCCCGGTCAGACGGCCGGGCGGCCGCTCCGGTCCAGTGGCGAAAGCCGGGCCGGAGAGGAAAGTCCGGGCTCCACGGAAGGAGGGCGCCGGGAAACCCCCGGCGGGCCGGTTCGCCGGTTCAGGGAAAGCGCCGCAGAAAACAAACCGCCGGACAGTCGGTTCGCCGATTGGCCGGCAAGGGTGAAAC from Marinicauda algicola includes:
- a CDS encoding N-acetylmuramoyl-L-alanine amidase; this translates as MKITETPSPNFNERKLPVSILVLHYTGMESGTAALDRLREREAGVSAHYMVEEDGEVFRLVAEDKRAWHAGVSAWRGIEDVNSASVGIEIVNGGHEFGLPPFPEAQIEAVIELCRDVMGRHGIAARDVVGHSDIAPARKADPGERFPWRHLAAAGVGLWPDPAGKDVAELMRIGAIGDPVEALQLDLQAIGYALTVDGEFGLAMEAVVKAFQRRFRPEAIDGIVDGETAGLIARVKALAAG
- a CDS encoding DUF305 domain-containing protein, with protein sequence MTYRRFALMILTSTIVMFVLMYLNTYAIEHVFFSETRTYMAILMGASMAVIMMGYMFSMYPNGKINAAIIAAGVVVFALSLWLVRSQVTVGGPSYMRAMIPHHSIAVLTSERANIEDARAAKLAREIIDAQNKEIAEMRYLIADIASGNMVREIYRDPPAEVGTLDQALSRVSIAALDPSPLTREEAGEVVEGADLCNFRRTRSADPILWWTPDGTQAVTKLNGVIIPLESEGTSAAGRAAFGASGMAMSVEEIEGGRANASLEFRLERGLHVGYHGFMACG
- a CDS encoding twin-arginine translocation signal domain-containing protein, with protein sequence MGRTNLSRRGFMVAGATAGAGVLGGAAQGNPVATPAQTEGPFYPTVEQSDKDADLTRVAGRDTVAAGEIIEVEGRVLSAQGEPIAGAVVDIWQANSAGRYAHEADPNPAPLDPNFQGWAILTTDAQGRYRFRTVKPGAYPVDESWSRPPHVHFKVARRGFREITTQMYFEGEPLNEVDRVLNSVSEPERSALVARRAGDSGVYTFDVVLVPV
- a CDS encoding molecular chaperone DjiA, whose amino-acid sequence is MNFWRKLAERIMGPRDPFECPEEDCPPGHPVDDAEFAMALIGLGAKMAKADGAVTNSEVRAFAHVFRAPSGFEAQLQRAFDLAKQTTLGFEGYARRLAKRFRANPAVLEDVLDALFFIAQADGRVTPDEEDYLARVGDLFGFSEREFARIRRSHLGMEADDPYTVLGIDPDISDADLKRAYRRIASQNHPDRLIARGAPPNLQRIADAKMAAINAAYAAVLRQRGLKTGT
- a CDS encoding DMT family transporter; the protein is MKPRDFLLLFAICLVWGINFVVAKWSLSGTPPIVPGFEGAPPLFFAFMRFALLYAFLAPWLLPLPRKIMPVVWASLTMGAAQFAFLFIGLRYATPSAIAIVVQLAVPFTTILSIVFLKERVRWIRGGGMALAFAGASLVVLKPAEFTFTAGLLFGVAAAFMAAAGSIFVKRVELKPIPLQAWMGLISFPPLLIASLVFEREQLSQTIAGGWVFLLALLFTVLLVNVFAHGSFYWLLKRYDASLVAPLTLMGPLIGVISGVVLLGDPVTWQLVLGGALAIAGVATVAARRAKTVQPETVLQKPR